In Candidatus Contubernalis alkalaceticus, the genomic window ACTGCTGGGAAAAGTGCGGGGTCCTTTGATTTTACGAACATGGAATTTGAACGGTTTGTGGATGATTTTGTAGGTGTCATCAGGTATTTGAAAGAACAGGGCTACCAAAAGATTTTTGTCATGGGCCACAGCAAGGGCTCCCTTGTGGGTATGTTGGCATCGTTAGAAGAACCCATTGATGGATTTATATCCATTGGAGGCACGGGTGTGCCCATTGATGTAACCCTGGAGAAGCAGCTTTCAACTTATTACTCGGAGGAAAGCCTGGAAATGAAGACGCTTCAATCCTTAAAGGAAGGAAAAACCGATCCTACTATAAGCGATGAACACCCTCTATTCAATTTAGAAAATCAACGTTTCTTTCTAACATGGATGGAGCATGACCCTGGAGAGATCATCAGCAGATTAGATATTCCTATACTCCTCATTCATGGTGAAGCAGACTCTCAAGTTGACAACGCTGACTTTGAAGCGCTTAAGGCAGGATCCAAGGATGCAGAGGCACTTATCATAAAAAACATGAATCATGTAATGAAAGAGGTTTTTACTGACGATGATAATATAGCTTCCTACAGCGATCCATCGTATCCACTGCATAATGAACTTGTTCCAGGGATAGTTGAATTTATCTCTTTTTTTTAGGGTATAAGACCCCCACTTCTAAGCGTTAGCGTAGGTGGGGCGTATAATCAGGTGGAGTAGAGTCTCCACCTGATTCCTCGATGTTTCAGCTTGCTGAAACGAGTTCACTCACAACAATAATCGGTAAACGTTAATGTATAAGCGGTATGATTCTTTCCCCTGGCCAGCTGCAGTGTATGCACTGTCACAACTTGATCCAGGGTATAGTTTTTCGGGATATATTCAAAAAGTTGGCTCCTCTTCCATCACCACAGGGTAGAATTTACATAAGCGGTGCCAGGAACTGCACCTGCTGTTATACCAAAGAGTCCCGTTCGCTCTCCCAGGGGCAGCAGGATCATCCCTAAAATAAATGGCATAAGCACCAGCAGTAGGCTCGTCCAAAAATTAGACTGGCGGCTCGTGTGCTGCTGCCAAGGCCAGGGCCAGCCTCCGCTGCTGTCCAGTGGAAAGAGTATGATACTCTGCTTCTCTTTTCTCTGACAGGTTTAAACGTTCCAGCAAATCCATGCGGGAAGTCACCCTATGGTAGGCACTGAAGAACTGCATGGCCTTTCTAACCTTGCATTGCTTGAACGCCCATGACCTGGCATATCCCATTCTCCTTTCAAAAAATGACTTTATTCCATTACACGTTTAAGGCAATCCCTTTTTTCGGCAATTATCCTACAAAAATTATCTCACTTATCCGGAAACTTGTTATCGTTGGTTATCCCTTCAATATCTTCTCTTATCTGTATAGCTAATTGCGCAAATTTTTCAGGTTCTTCAAAGTGTGGGAAGTGTGCTGACTCTTCAAACCATATAAATCCTTTTTCAGGAGCAATTATATGGCTATAATAGTTCTCTATTAAGATAGAAGGGGTATTGTAATCATATTTACCTGCACAAAAGTAAATAGGTACTTTCACTTCAGGTAAATCTCTTATAAAGTCTAAGTCTACATTATATCCCCACATGGTATCTGCTGTAAATTTACTCCCCAAAGCAAATTTTAACCCATCAATCCCTGTATATTCTGGAGAAAAAATACTTGAGAGGATGATGTCATTTAAAGTATTCACCTTTCTTTCCACGCCACCATATTTCTCTAACCATTTTCTTTGGGTCATTGTATCCCTAACTATGTTTTTGTATGGAGGTCGTCCAATCTTCGTTAAATCTTCTAACGCTTTATTATCATTATTTTTTTGAGCCTTCTCTAAAACAAAATCATATGAAACTACTTCATTGTCGAGTCCATTGACTACTTGTCCAATACTTATAAATGCTGCAACCTTTTCCGGGTATTGATCTATCACATGTAAACCTAATTCACTACCCCAAGAATGACCAGCCAAATATATTTTTTCTTTGCCATACTTTTTACATAGATAGTCAATCAGTTCTTTACTATCTTCTATAAACTGTTCTTTGTTCATAGATTCTTTAGGAATATTAAATGAATACGACATGCCAGACCCTCTTTGGTCCCAATTGACAACAGTGAAGCTATCTTCTAATTCTTCTTGATAT contains:
- a CDS encoding alpha/beta hydrolase; this translates as MKRIYLIMAVMVVFAIVTHIALDNVGYHKIQLDDGILYGKASGKDKDLVVLIAAGSGPTDMDGNSPLLQGRNDCFLQMAKSLEREGISTFRYDKRTAGKSAGSFDFTNMEFERFVDDFVGVIRYLKEQGYQKIFVMGHSKGSLVGMLASLEEPIDGFISIGGTGVPIDVTLEKQLSTYYSEESLEMKTLQSLKEGKTDPTISDEHPLFNLENQRFFLTWMEHDPGEIISRLDIPILLIHGEADSQVDNADFEALKAGSKDAEALIIKNMNHVMKEVFTDDDNIASYSDPSYPLHNELVPGIVEFISFF
- a CDS encoding alpha/beta fold hydrolase: MKLIKKALKILLVILIICLLIILFVPSRTPQIEGNNSVASIQKVELGGIDQYIMIRGRNINNPILLFLHGGPGYAQISFARKYQEELEDSFTVVNWDQRGSGMSYSFNIPKESMNKEQFIEDSKELIDYLCKKYGKEKIYLAGHSWGSELGLHVIDQYPEKVAAFISIGQVVNGLDNEVVSYDFVLEKAQKNNDNKALEDLTKIGRPPYKNIVRDTMTQRKWLEKYGGVERKVNTLNDIILSSIFSPEYTGIDGLKFALGSKFTADTMWGYNVDLDFIRDLPEVKVPIYFCAGKYDYNTPSILIENYYSHIIAPEKGFIWFEESAHFPHFEEPEKFAQLAIQIREDIEGITNDNKFPDK